In Salinigranum marinum, one DNA window encodes the following:
- a CDS encoding DUF7139 domain-containing protein, with amino-acid sequence MTSLSEVYTGEGRSGEHRPDLRRLYAGVGLFLVGALLVLGGILVAATDVLYTTATVEGITNSRHVGGVLGGIGVPAVFLGVLTVLPSARRTRAAALLGASIAVLGVGLFWHAYPCQWSGSNCGAGLMDLTLPTVGVYFFGLITTFWWLFVGIANFKTRNAPGGTVRMEVTRQGETKIVEVPRGGASGVGFLGSQPDGGVETQTGSGGSDGTDGTGDRASWSTSMFSPEPTSSPPPTAAPASESSSRSATQRASSVRASPGDSTTASDGGASASDIRSPLDASDDGTEFVPNSGDEPTPRQVGDTYCGSCQHFDYVRTDTGIQPYCGLHDDLMDDMEACEEWTPR; translated from the coding sequence ATGACCAGTCTCTCGGAGGTGTACACAGGGGAGGGACGGTCGGGCGAACACCGCCCGGACCTCCGGCGGCTGTACGCGGGAGTCGGACTCTTCCTCGTCGGGGCGTTGCTCGTCCTGGGTGGCATTCTCGTTGCGGCGACGGACGTCTTGTACACGACTGCGACCGTCGAAGGGATCACGAACAGTCGGCACGTCGGCGGCGTCCTCGGCGGGATCGGCGTCCCGGCCGTCTTCCTGGGCGTCCTGACCGTCCTCCCGTCGGCCAGACGGACGCGTGCGGCCGCCCTCCTCGGGGCCAGCATCGCCGTCCTCGGCGTCGGTCTCTTCTGGCACGCCTACCCCTGCCAGTGGTCCGGGTCGAACTGCGGGGCCGGCCTCATGGACCTCACGCTCCCCACCGTCGGCGTCTACTTCTTCGGGCTCATCACGACGTTCTGGTGGCTCTTCGTCGGCATCGCCAACTTCAAGACGCGGAACGCGCCCGGCGGCACGGTGCGGATGGAGGTCACCCGGCAGGGCGAGACGAAAATCGTCGAGGTTCCCCGGGGCGGAGCCAGCGGCGTCGGCTTCCTCGGCTCGCAGCCCGACGGCGGCGTCGAGACGCAGACCGGCTCCGGTGGTTCTGACGGGACCGACGGCACCGGCGACCGTGCGTCGTGGAGCACGTCAATGTTCTCGCCCGAGCCGACCTCGTCTCCGCCGCCCACGGCCGCGCCGGCGTCGGAATCCTCGTCCCGGTCGGCCACACAGCGCGCGTCGAGCGTGCGGGCTTCTCCCGGCGACTCGACGACGGCGTCCGACGGCGGCGCGTCCGCCTCCGACATCCGCTCGCCGCTCGACGCCAGTGACGACGGCACGGAGTTCGTCCCCAACTCGGGCGACGAGCCGACCCCTCGACAGGTCGGCGACACGTACTGCGGTAGCTGCCAGCACTTCGACTACGTCCGCACCGACACGGGCATCCAGCCGTACTGCGGCCTCCACGACGACCTGATGGACGACATGGAAGCCTGCGAGGAGTGGACGCCTCGTTGA
- a CDS encoding PadR family transcriptional regulator: MSEAQSLGTESGLARDLTAFQQNILVILAEEPMYGLAIKRHLEDYYGTEVNHGRLYPNLDDLVEMELVDKSELDKRTNQYELTDKGHQTVLDRFNWMLSKFVTGDERADEIQELIDAHL; this comes from the coding sequence ATGTCAGAGGCACAATCACTGGGCACAGAATCTGGCTTGGCGCGCGATCTGACCGCGTTCCAGCAGAACATCCTCGTTATCCTCGCCGAGGAGCCGATGTACGGGCTGGCTATCAAGCGCCATCTCGAGGACTACTACGGCACCGAAGTCAACCACGGGCGACTCTACCCCAACCTCGACGACCTCGTCGAGATGGAGCTCGTCGACAAGAGCGAACTCGACAAGCGAACGAACCAGTACGAACTGACTGATAAAGGGCACCAGACAGTTCTCGACCGGTTCAACTGGATGCTGTCGAAGTTCGTCACCGGTGACGAGCGCGCGGACGAGATCCAGGAACTGATCGACGCTCACCTGTAG
- a CDS encoding inorganic diphosphatase, which translates to MVNLWEDMETGPDAPDVVYAVVECLKGERNKYEYDKDVPGVVLDRVLHSNVHYPSDYGFMPQTYYDDGDPFDVLVLVEDQTFPGCVIEARPVALMGMDDDGEKDDKVIAVPTEDPRYDHVEDVDDLTDQQKAEISEFFETYKNLEEGKEVETLGWDDAAAAKEAIEHAMDLYEEQFA; encoded by the coding sequence ATGGTTAACCTGTGGGAAGACATGGAGACGGGCCCGGACGCGCCTGATGTCGTCTACGCCGTCGTCGAGTGTCTGAAAGGTGAGCGGAACAAGTACGAGTACGACAAGGACGTCCCGGGCGTCGTCCTCGACCGCGTGCTCCACTCGAACGTCCACTACCCGTCGGACTACGGGTTCATGCCCCAGACCTACTACGACGACGGCGACCCGTTCGACGTGCTCGTGCTCGTCGAGGACCAGACGTTCCCCGGCTGTGTCATCGAAGCCCGCCCCGTCGCCCTGATGGGCATGGACGACGACGGCGAGAAGGACGACAAGGTCATCGCGGTCCCCACCGAGGACCCCCGGTACGACCACGTCGAGGACGTCGACGACCTCACCGACCAGCAGAAAGCGGAGATCAGCGAGTTCTTCGAGACGTACAAGAACCTCGAGGAGGGCAAGGAAGTCGAAACGCTTGGCTGGGACGACGCCGCCGCCGCGAAGGAGGCCATCGAACACGCGATGGACCTCTACGAGGAGCAGTTCGCCTAA
- a CDS encoding transcription initiation factor IIB, which produces MTRPTRQRTRDTDRRRWQADETEDDDGIDLDEVDSDELVRTADGELIHEPTGIVVEEEQIDRGPEWRAFNHSERQEKSRVGAPTTQTMHDKGLTTTIDWKDKDAYGRSLSSEKRSQMHRLRKWQERIRTKDAGERNLQFALSEIDRMASALGVPRSVREVASVIYRRALGEDLIRGRSIEGVATSALYAACRKEGIPRSLEEIADVSRVERKEIGRTYRYISQELGLEMKPVDPKKYVPRFCSELDLSKEVQSKAEEIIETTAEAGLLSGKSPTGFAAAAIYAASLLCNEKKTQREVADVAQVTEVTIRNRYQEQIEAMDIHA; this is translated from the coding sequence ATGACACGGCCCACCCGTCAGCGAACGCGCGACACGGACCGGCGACGATGGCAGGCCGACGAGACGGAGGACGACGACGGGATCGACCTCGACGAGGTGGACTCCGACGAACTCGTCCGGACGGCCGACGGCGAACTCATCCACGAACCGACGGGAATCGTCGTCGAGGAGGAACAGATCGACCGGGGACCGGAGTGGCGGGCGTTCAACCACTCCGAGCGACAGGAGAAATCGAGGGTGGGGGCTCCGACGACGCAGACGATGCACGACAAGGGCCTGACGACGACGATCGACTGGAAGGACAAAGACGCCTACGGACGGTCGCTCTCCTCGGAGAAACGCTCACAGATGCACCGGCTGCGCAAGTGGCAAGAGCGCATCCGGACGAAGGACGCCGGCGAGCGCAACCTCCAGTTCGCGCTGAGCGAGATCGACCGCATGGCAAGCGCGCTCGGGGTCCCCCGCTCGGTCCGGGAAGTGGCGTCGGTCATCTACCGACGGGCGCTCGGCGAAGACCTCATCCGCGGACGAAGTATCGAGGGCGTCGCCACGAGCGCGCTGTACGCCGCCTGCCGGAAGGAGGGGATCCCACGGTCGCTCGAGGAGATCGCCGACGTCTCGCGCGTCGAGCGGAAGGAGATCGGCCGCACGTACCGGTACATCTCCCAGGAACTCGGGTTGGAGATGAAGCCCGTCGACCCGAAGAAGTACGTCCCCCGTTTCTGCTCCGAACTCGACCTCTCGAAGGAGGTCCAGTCGAAGGCCGAAGAGATCATCGAGACCACGGCCGAAGCGGGTCTGCTGTCGGGGAAGTCGCCCACAGGGTTCGCCGCGGCGGCGATCTACGCCGCCTCACTACTGTGCAACGAGAAGAAGACCCAGCGCGAGGTCGCCGACGTCGCGCAGGTCACCGAGGTCACGATCCGGAACCGGTACCAAGAACAGATCGAGGCGATGGACATCCACGCCTGA
- a CDS encoding DUF7108 family protein, whose protein sequence is MADDVPDDLIEEAERLTRLARDVPDPAEAAAHRDRRDEMLAEIGYTARYRTNDDTLVLNPAEWFEDGVVRTERIDDLSRTIERPLSDAGADDKWRAVEEHNAALVERVDAEHGPVHAANGRAFADFMGNHYTRRVETASRRELREFLDEYYPRNAWPSERQKTVVEESLRLLFETAGADLPDYR, encoded by the coding sequence ATGGCTGACGACGTTCCGGACGACCTGATCGAGGAGGCCGAACGACTGACGCGGCTGGCGCGCGACGTGCCGGACCCCGCCGAGGCGGCGGCCCACCGCGACCGACGCGACGAGATGCTCGCCGAGATCGGGTACACCGCGCGCTACCGCACCAACGACGACACGCTGGTGTTGAACCCCGCGGAGTGGTTCGAGGACGGCGTCGTCCGCACGGAGCGCATCGACGACCTCTCGCGCACCATCGAGCGGCCGCTGTCGGACGCCGGGGCGGACGACAAGTGGCGTGCCGTCGAGGAGCACAACGCCGCGCTGGTCGAACGGGTCGACGCAGAACACGGACCCGTCCACGCGGCGAACGGACGCGCGTTCGCCGACTTCATGGGGAACCACTACACGCGACGGGTCGAGACGGCGTCTCGGCGCGAGCTCCGGGAGTTCCTCGACGAGTACTACCCCAGGAACGCCTGGCCAAGCGAGCGTCAAAAAACGGTTGTCGAGGAGTCGTTGCGACTCCTGTTCGAGACGGCCGGAGCCGACCTGCCCGACTACAGGTGA
- a CDS encoding DUF302 domain-containing protein: protein MTLPIDPSVLSGDDIGEHRTTLHMEHEEAIEHVRDAFKRAGFGTAVEFSVSDLLHEKIGVDRDPYYVLGACSPEVANRALDASDDELGGLMPCNVIVRQTEPGVQEVYHVSIMRIARLVGMAPDDEEMADIVATTGEMVEDAWSNLDATVEADD from the coding sequence ATGACGCTTCCGATCGATCCGTCCGTTCTCAGCGGCGACGACATCGGTGAACACCGCACGACGCTCCACATGGAGCACGAGGAGGCGATCGAACACGTCCGCGACGCGTTCAAGCGGGCGGGGTTCGGCACCGCGGTGGAGTTTTCCGTCTCCGACCTGCTGCACGAGAAGATCGGAGTCGACCGCGACCCGTACTACGTCCTCGGCGCGTGCAGCCCCGAGGTCGCGAACCGGGCGCTCGACGCCAGCGACGACGAACTCGGCGGGCTGATGCCGTGTAACGTCATCGTCCGGCAGACCGAACCCGGCGTGCAGGAGGTGTACCACGTCAGCATCATGCGCATCGCCCGGCTCGTCGGGATGGCCCCCGACGACGAGGAGATGGCCGACATCGTCGCCACCACGGGCGAGATGGTCGAGGACGCGTGGTCGAACCTCGACGCGACCGTGGAAGCCGACGACTGA
- a CDS encoding CPBP family glutamic-type intramembrane protease, with translation MRALRDAVVFVAVPAALAVTHGRHLGWRVDRRALRNAVLVAAFVLPFYLVGSSLPSIRAYYPMWQTSTALGSFLPHALQQFVVVVAAETYYRGLLCVGVRDELGFKSVFISPVVYALHHVGKPPIELLLSGPTDVLFGAVDYDANSILPSVVAHGMGLALLDWLVLHPPLVPTERVVEWFSFLPIPL, from the coding sequence ATGCGTGCCCTGCGCGACGCCGTCGTCTTCGTGGCGGTGCCGGCCGCGCTCGCCGTCACCCACGGCCGGCATCTCGGCTGGCGGGTGGACCGGCGCGCGCTCCGAAACGCCGTGCTCGTCGCGGCGTTCGTCCTCCCGTTTTATCTCGTCGGCTCGTCGCTCCCGAGCATCCGTGCGTACTACCCGATGTGGCAGACGTCGACGGCGCTGGGGTCGTTCCTCCCCCACGCCCTCCAGCAGTTCGTCGTCGTCGTCGCCGCCGAGACGTACTACCGGGGGCTCCTCTGCGTGGGCGTGCGGGACGAACTCGGGTTCAAGAGCGTCTTCATCTCGCCAGTCGTGTACGCGCTCCACCACGTCGGCAAGCCGCCGATCGAACTCCTCCTGTCGGGGCCGACGGACGTGCTGTTCGGGGCCGTCGACTACGACGCCAACTCGATCCTCCCCTCGGTCGTCGCCCACGGGATGGGTCTCGCGCTCCTCGACTGGCTCGTCCTCCACCCACCGCTGGTCCCCACGGAGCGGGTCGTCGAGTGGTTTTCGTTCCTCCCCATCCCGCTGTGA
- the nreA gene encoding DNA repair protein NreA produces MRLDDYLDIEANERAERRRLAEEKSYAIVDHLQRFEDRFDEVVQGDALYGGVSPSIFVGRANYPRVSTGILSPVGHDEDAAAFETSAEWYHEGVSISDVFQRRTSLLNSNQSAAVEGVHDAWDGFLGVQREVAIADRPVTVEIGLDGRPDVDLDPGRDDIATPTGPRARAQSAELGENPHVPSPVEKTLEDDDWNAQGAMTYLYRRGFDVYDINTILSAGALGQAHNRRLVPTRWSITAVDDTLGQYLRGRIRDAPAVDRVEVYRNEFLGNAFWVVLAPGAWEFELVEMKAPGSVWNPDPDSGVWLAADREGREGRTGYVEETAGAYHASRLGVLEHLESRGRQAKVLVLRHVSDDYWGPCGVWQVRESVRNAFDEEGGRAETLGGAVRSVAPYLPVSLQQLRRKSTMVSGLQATLADFGADG; encoded by the coding sequence ATGCGCCTCGACGACTACCTCGACATCGAGGCGAACGAGCGCGCCGAGCGTCGCCGCCTCGCCGAAGAGAAGTCCTACGCCATCGTCGACCACCTCCAGCGCTTCGAGGACCGGTTCGACGAGGTCGTCCAGGGGGACGCGCTCTACGGCGGGGTGTCGCCCTCGATCTTCGTCGGTCGCGCGAACTACCCGCGCGTGTCGACGGGCATCCTCTCGCCCGTCGGACACGACGAGGACGCGGCCGCGTTCGAGACGAGCGCGGAGTGGTACCACGAGGGCGTCTCCATCTCGGACGTGTTCCAGCGGCGCACCTCGCTTTTGAACTCGAACCAGTCGGCGGCGGTCGAGGGCGTCCACGACGCGTGGGACGGCTTCCTCGGCGTCCAGCGCGAGGTCGCGATCGCGGACCGACCCGTGACCGTGGAGATCGGACTCGACGGCCGCCCGGACGTCGATCTCGATCCCGGCCGAGACGACATCGCCACCCCGACGGGGCCGCGCGCCCGTGCGCAATCGGCCGAGTTGGGCGAGAACCCCCACGTCCCCTCGCCCGTCGAGAAGACACTGGAGGACGACGACTGGAACGCACAGGGGGCGATGACGTATCTCTACCGGCGGGGCTTCGACGTGTACGACATCAACACGATCCTCTCGGCCGGCGCGCTCGGGCAGGCACACAATCGACGGCTCGTCCCGACCCGGTGGTCGATCACGGCCGTCGACGACACCCTCGGGCAGTACCTCCGCGGCAGGATCCGCGACGCCCCCGCCGTGGACCGCGTCGAAGTGTACCGCAACGAGTTCCTGGGCAACGCGTTCTGGGTCGTCCTCGCGCCCGGCGCGTGGGAGTTCGAACTCGTCGAGATGAAGGCCCCGGGAAGCGTCTGGAACCCCGATCCCGATTCGGGTGTGTGGCTCGCCGCCGACCGCGAGGGGCGGGAGGGCCGGACGGGCTACGTCGAAGAGACCGCGGGCGCGTACCACGCCTCGCGGCTGGGCGTGCTCGAACACCTCGAATCGCGGGGCCGACAGGCGAAGGTGCTGGTCCTCAGACACGTCTCCGACGACTACTGGGGTCCCTGTGGCGTCTGGCAGGTCCGCGAGAGCGTCCGGAACGCGTTCGACGAGGAGGGCGGCCGCGCGGAGACGCTCGGGGGCGCGGTCCGCTCTGTCGCCCCGTATCTCCCGGTCTCGCTCCAGCAGTTGCGCCGGAAGTCGACGATGGTGTCGGGGCTCCAGGCGACGCTGGCCGACTTCGGAGCCGACGGCTGA
- the polX gene encoding DNA polymerase/3'-5' exonuclease PolX: MSRNDEVAALFEEFADLLEAQDVSYKPQTYRRAAENIREFGQPIEAVAAEGESALAEIDGVGDAISSKIVEYFEVGAIEELEEARADLPVEMAALTRVEGVGPKTVGRLYEALGVETLDDLETAASEGKIREVKGFGAKTEENILENIPFAREARERSLLGEARPVADDLLAFLSGYEVVAEASVAGSIRRWRETIGDVDVLVASEDAERVVAAFTDWEDATTVIESGTSKASVRVDGLRVDLRVVVPGEYGAALQYFTGSKEHNVTLRNRAIARGLKMNEYGVFDVSDVEEPDAGQRVGERIAGRTEEEMYAVLDLAWMPPELREDTGEVEAAAADDLPAPVTTDEVRGDLHTHTDWSDGRATLDEMLAGAVERGYDYYAVTDHATGPGMVGGVGLSDEELAEQASVVAEAAASVEAEIEVFHGVEANIDAEGELSVGDDLLGRLDIVVASPHAALDQGREEATDRLVRAVEHPAVDVLGHPSGRLLNRRAGLELDRERIAAAAAAAGTALEVNANPHRLDLSGTGVRAAVDAGAVVVVNTDAHAPSELDYVRYGVHTARRGWAESADVLNTWRAADVRSFVDDE; the protein is encoded by the coding sequence ATGAGCCGGAACGACGAGGTCGCCGCGCTGTTCGAGGAGTTCGCCGACCTACTAGAGGCCCAGGACGTCTCGTACAAGCCACAGACCTACCGCCGGGCCGCCGAGAACATCCGCGAGTTCGGCCAGCCGATCGAGGCGGTCGCCGCGGAGGGCGAGTCCGCGCTGGCGGAGATCGACGGCGTCGGCGACGCCATCTCCTCGAAGATCGTCGAGTACTTCGAGGTGGGCGCGATCGAGGAACTGGAGGAGGCCCGCGCCGACCTGCCCGTGGAGATGGCGGCGCTGACCCGCGTCGAGGGCGTCGGCCCAAAGACCGTGGGCCGGCTGTACGAGGCGCTGGGCGTCGAGACGCTCGACGACCTCGAAACCGCAGCCAGCGAGGGGAAGATCCGCGAGGTGAAGGGGTTCGGCGCGAAGACGGAGGAGAACATCCTCGAGAACATCCCCTTTGCACGCGAGGCGCGCGAACGCTCACTGCTGGGTGAGGCACGCCCCGTCGCCGACGACCTGCTCGCGTTCCTCTCGGGCTACGAGGTCGTCGCCGAGGCGTCGGTCGCGGGCTCGATCCGTCGGTGGCGTGAGACCATCGGCGACGTCGACGTGCTGGTCGCCAGCGAGGACGCAGAGCGGGTCGTCGCGGCCTTCACCGACTGGGAGGACGCGACGACGGTCATCGAGAGCGGGACGAGCAAGGCGTCGGTCCGCGTCGACGGACTCCGGGTCGACCTCCGCGTCGTCGTCCCCGGGGAGTACGGGGCCGCCCTGCAGTACTTCACCGGGAGCAAAGAGCACAACGTCACCCTCCGGAACCGAGCCATCGCACGCGGCCTGAAGATGAACGAGTACGGCGTCTTCGACGTCTCCGACGTGGAAGAGCCCGACGCCGGCCAGCGCGTCGGCGAGCGGATCGCCGGGCGCACCGAGGAGGAGATGTACGCGGTGCTGGACCTGGCGTGGATGCCACCCGAACTCAGAGAGGACACGGGCGAGGTCGAGGCCGCCGCCGCCGACGACCTGCCGGCGCCCGTGACGACCGACGAGGTCCGCGGGGACCTCCACACCCACACTGACTGGTCGGACGGACGCGCCACCCTCGACGAGATGCTCGCCGGCGCGGTGGAGCGCGGCTACGACTACTACGCCGTGACCGACCACGCCACGGGCCCGGGGATGGTCGGCGGCGTCGGCCTCTCCGACGAGGAGTTGGCCGAGCAGGCGTCGGTCGTGGCCGAGGCGGCCGCTTCGGTCGAGGCCGAGATCGAGGTGTTCCACGGCGTCGAGGCGAACATCGACGCCGAAGGTGAGCTTTCAGTCGGCGACGACCTCCTCGGCCGGCTCGACATCGTCGTCGCGTCGCCGCACGCCGCGCTCGATCAAGGGCGCGAGGAGGCGACCGACCGGCTCGTGCGCGCGGTCGAACACCCCGCGGTGGACGTTCTCGGCCACCCCTCGGGACGGCTGTTGAACCGTCGCGCGGGGCTCGAACTCGACCGCGAGCGGATCGCCGCGGCCGCCGCCGCCGCCGGCACGGCGCTGGAGGTGAACGCCAACCCTCACCGCCTCGACCTCTCGGGGACGGGCGTCCGCGCGGCGGTCGACGCCGGCGCGGTCGTCGTCGTGAACACCGACGCACACGCGCCCTCGGAGCTGGACTACGTCCGGTACGGCGTCCACACGGCGCGGCGCGGGTGGGCCGAATCGGCGGACGTGCTCAACACCTGGCGCGCGGCCGACGTGCGGTCGTTCGTCGACGACGAGTGA
- the rnhA gene encoding ribonuclease HI has product MPSVECDPDAARRRLAAADVDVEPGNTEYERWRAARGDAVAVAYDDKVVVQGAQPVDLLALLREGGGRAHVYFDGASRGNPGPAAVGYAIVTADGIVAEGGERIGETTNNRAEYEALVRALEVARDHGFDEVDLRGDSELIVKQVRGEWNTNDPGLRERRVTVRELLSEFDRWSLEHVPREINDRADSLANRALDDG; this is encoded by the coding sequence ATGCCGAGTGTCGAGTGTGACCCGGACGCGGCCCGACGACGCCTCGCAGCGGCGGACGTCGACGTCGAACCCGGGAACACCGAGTATGAACGGTGGCGAGCAGCACGCGGCGACGCGGTCGCCGTCGCCTACGACGACAAGGTGGTCGTCCAGGGAGCCCAGCCCGTCGATCTCCTCGCGCTCCTCCGGGAGGGTGGTGGGCGCGCCCACGTCTACTTCGACGGCGCGAGTCGGGGGAACCCGGGACCGGCGGCGGTGGGGTACGCCATCGTCACCGCCGACGGGATCGTCGCCGAGGGAGGCGAGCGGATCGGCGAGACGACGAACAACCGTGCGGAGTACGAGGCGCTCGTGCGCGCGCTGGAGGTCGCCCGCGACCACGGCTTCGACGAGGTGGACCTCCGCGGTGATTCGGAACTGATCGTCAAGCAGGTACGCGGCGAGTGGAACACCAACGACCCGGGCCTCCGCGAGCGCCGCGTCACCGTGCGGGAACTGCTGTCGGAGTTCGACCGCTGGTCGCTCGAACACGTTCCGCGGGAGATAAACGATCGCGCCGACTCGCTGGCGAACAGGGCACTCGACGATGGCTGA
- a CDS encoding DUF5788 family protein: MKEYQQKQLLERVNREGATVGADIPERIAVQGEEINLREFVFEIKRRDTIPPGERDRVERAKKNLRRERLQRLQRIERNEVSYGEGERLVESIVGIDRALNALEQLRPADLEREAKAQKAADQKRWMKFLRQALGREDATKPNRR; encoded by the coding sequence GTGAAAGAGTACCAGCAGAAGCAACTGTTGGAGCGCGTCAACAGGGAGGGCGCGACCGTCGGCGCGGACATTCCCGAGCGGATCGCCGTCCAGGGCGAGGAGATCAACCTCCGGGAGTTCGTCTTCGAGATCAAGCGCCGGGACACCATCCCCCCGGGCGAGCGCGACCGGGTCGAGCGCGCGAAGAAGAACCTCCGACGCGAGCGGCTCCAGCGGCTCCAGCGCATCGAACGCAACGAGGTCTCCTACGGAGAGGGCGAGCGACTGGTCGAGAGCATCGTCGGGATTGACCGGGCGCTGAACGCCCTCGAACAGCTCCGGCCCGCAGACCTCGAACGCGAGGCGAAAGCGCAGAAGGCCGCCGACCAGAAGCGGTGGATGAAGTTCCTCCGGCAGGCGCTCGGCCGCGAGGACGCCACCAAGCCGAACAGACGATGA
- a CDS encoding Mut7-C RNAse domain-containing protein, which translates to MPDRLLLDAMLGKLARYLRMCGYDAAYALDRGVEADDDLLAVATAEDRTLVTRDRQLATRAPRGVRIDSREVTDQLRELRRAGFELSLAGEPARCGRCNGPVEPIDEDASVPDYAPEPSETPCYRCRDCEQVFWKGSHWEDVRERIEGL; encoded by the coding sequence ATGCCCGACCGCCTCCTTCTCGATGCGATGCTGGGGAAGCTGGCCCGGTACCTCCGGATGTGTGGCTACGACGCGGCGTACGCGCTCGACCGCGGTGTCGAGGCCGACGACGATCTCCTCGCGGTCGCGACTGCGGAGGACCGGACGCTCGTCACCCGGGACCGCCAGCTGGCCACGCGGGCTCCCCGGGGGGTGCGCATCGACTCGCGGGAGGTCACGGACCAGCTCCGCGAGCTCCGACGGGCGGGATTCGAGCTGTCGCTCGCGGGGGAGCCAGCGCGGTGTGGGCGGTGCAACGGACCGGTGGAGCCGATCGACGAGGACGCGTCGGTGCCCGATTACGCGCCCGAGCCGTCGGAGACTCCGTGTTACCGGTGTCGCGACTGCGAGCAGGTGTTCTGGAAGGGGAGCCACTGGGAGGACGTCAGAGAACGCATCGAAGGCTTGTGA
- a CDS encoding DUF5789 family protein, which produces MADDEEDEGPVVELGEREPVDGQPLARVASRLTWPKEKSRVVEKEGDSIVRTPEGPRELAAVLDAVDVSYFDTRASFVTAVTDAVGHGPVRTE; this is translated from the coding sequence ATGGCAGACGACGAAGAAGACGAGGGGCCTGTCGTCGAACTCGGCGAGCGCGAACCGGTCGACGGGCAGCCGCTCGCGCGGGTCGCGTCCAGGCTGACCTGGCCGAAGGAGAAGAGTCGCGTGGTCGAGAAGGAAGGCGACAGCATCGTCCGTACGCCGGAGGGGCCGCGCGAACTCGCCGCCGTTCTCGACGCAGTAGACGTGTCCTACTTCGACACGCGCGCGTCGTTCGTGACGGCCGTCACCGACGCCGTCGGACACGGTCCCGTCCGGACCGAGTAG
- a CDS encoding preprotein translocase subunit TatA — protein MVPLFPGVPGGPELLVILLLMIALFGLPVVLALLGWRYLRGDDVEDLEARVSELEAALEEDDEKE, from the coding sequence ATGGTCCCACTGTTCCCCGGGGTCCCGGGCGGTCCGGAGCTGCTCGTCATCCTCCTGCTCATGATCGCGCTGTTCGGGCTCCCGGTCGTCCTCGCCCTCCTCGGCTGGCGCTACCTCCGCGGAGACGACGTCGAGGACCTCGAAGCGCGCGTCAGCGAACTGGAGGCGGCACTCGAAGAGGACGACGAAAAAGAGTGA